TCCAGATGTAGTGGCTATCATATCCAGCCCTTACAAATAGTATTCTTTCATCTGGTGCAAATCTTGCAGATATCTCATCTTCTGGGCTATGAAATGTTACAAGCATTAAGCTCGGAATATCAAGAAGGTAAATGTCATAATTTCCCTCTTTGTTTGAACAATAAAGAATTTTATTCCCATCCTCTGAAAGGCAGACATCGGTTATGCTTCCATCCTCCCATAGCTTTCTTGGGTTTGTTCCATCTGCATTCTCCTGCCATATTCCATCATCCTTTACTACGGCAACCTTTCCTCCTGTTTCTCCTATTGGGTTTAGGGTAAGTTGGATTTCTGTTGTCTTGTCTTTTTCAATGGTAATTGTCTTAATCCCAAGGGAATAGCCTGGTAGTTCTGTTTTTACCGTGTATATTCCTGTTTTTACATTTTCTATGTTAAATATTCCATCCTTGTTGGTCATATCCCTTCTTATCACAACATCATCCTTTAATACCTCAACCATTACACCCTCTAATGTTCCTGTTGTTGAGCCTATTCTTCCCTTAAGGTTTCCAAAGGTTTGTGTTCCTATTGGTCTTATTACAGCCCCCCTAACACTATAAGGAGAGGAAACCTCAGTAAGTCTTATTAAATCTCCTCCTACTCCATCAAGGAGATAGAGGTCATAAACACCAGAATTTGCCCTATTTGAGCCTAGAATAATTCTTCCATCATTTAAAAATACACCAAAATTTTCCTGTGAGGTAGGAGGGTCTTTGGTTAGTTTTGTCATTCCTGTTCCGTCTGTGTTCATAATGCTTAGGTCTAAACATTCATCTGTCTTCTTGTTATAATTTACAAGCAACAACCTTTTTCCATCAGGGGATATATCGCTAATAATCTCTTCATTAACATCATTTGTAAATGTTAATCTTGTTAAGTTTTCTCCATTTTCCTCTATGGAAAAGACCTCTGTATTAACAAGGGTTTCTTGTTCAGATATCCTCTCTGAAACCTCCATTGTGAAGAATACCTTTCCTCCAAGTGGAGAAAAGATAGTACAATCAGGGGAGGTATACCATAGGTTATCATTAACCCTTATACACCAATCAACCAACCTTCTCTTATCGCTTCCATCTGTATTCATTATCCAGATGCCCTCAGGTTTTGGCAAATCTGAAGTTATCCAGGATTTATATAAAAGCTTTTTGTCATCAGGGGAAATATCAGAGACAATTTGTATTTTATCAGGTGTATTTGTAAGATTTGTCTCTGTCCCTTTTTCAAGGTCTAAAACAAATATATTACAGTATCTTGATGAATATGGGTCAAAAGTATCCCTTCTATCAAAAAATATCTTCTTTCCATCATTGCTTATTACATAATAATATTCATTCATTAAAGAGTTTGTAAGATTCTTCTCGTCTGTCATATCAAGCGTTGTCTTTATTATCTCAAAATTACATGTAGTTGAAATATTTGTAATATATGCAAAGTATTCTCCATCAGGAAAGAACTTAGGACCTGCTATACTCGTTGTCTTACCTGATATATTTATAGACTCCCTTTTCTCTATATTCAATAAATTAAAGGAATGTGGATTAAAGATTGTTGCAGAAGTGTCTAATAAAACATAAAGGGCATCGGTAAGGAAGACATAGAATTGATTGCTTGTATCTGGGTCTATTTGTTCTGTTGTTGGGTCAGAATCAAAGGTATTTCCTGCTAAATCTGTGGCATCGCTTATGCTTAAGGTATGCGTTCCT
Above is a genomic segment from bacterium containing:
- a CDS encoding amidase domain-containing protein; the protein is MKFKIFRAIVVLSLFLQSFCVFAYDRQQAVKYADKWTSNIDGEKRNPAYHDYSDDDGDCSNYISQCLRDGKIRFDSKQGYVDDKGCLIRAGELPGALRGYHGVSVESTIAPDAPWPDGDYHLPSFAKKGDVISLSVPNKSYFHSAILVEVSGDKGKIDCHTNDRKHFDIDWWGATGDLPEPGGYYDLNHNGNPDKGEFPISLTILHIPDSPIVKRITLTQEGKTIYKAHQDPNAKAQPIVDISKPAKPGEVKVEIIFDTTMETENLPVVTFGKASPYNAHTVEPDKGLFDLFSPWKKTNYDNDTWKGKFTIPKDKPEEYDGTNTISIFARGEDKSKLDKDEDLLVYNAGTDILHQFTLDTTPSKPKKTKVLKGKKDISGNIVDATTVYSKDYETNQITSKPMVDEGSYFVEITFDESLDTEIPLNVSFTGSNHPVSFLSWSNTNTTWYGEFVIPRNSEYQGTHTLSISDATDLAGNTFDSDPTTEQIDPDTSNQFYVFLTDALYVLLDTSATIFNPHSFNLLNIEKRESINISGKTTSIAGPKFFPDGEYFAYITNISTTCNFEIIKTTLDMTDEKNLTNSLMNEYYYVISNDGKKIFFDRRDTFDPYSSRYCNIFVLDLEKGTETNLTNTPDKIQIVSDISPDDKKLLYKSWITSDLPKPEGIWIMNTDGSDKRRLVDWCIRVNDNLWYTSPDCTIFSPLGGKVFFTMEVSERISEQETLVNTEVFSIEENGENLTRLTFTNDVNEEIISDISPDGKRLLLVNYNKKTDECLDLSIMNTDGTGMTKLTKDPPTSQENFGVFLNDGRIILGSNRANSGVYDLYLLDGVGGDLIRLTEVSSPYSVRGAVIRPIGTQTFGNLKGRIGSTTGTLEGVMVEVLKDDVVIRRDMTNKDGIFNIENVKTGIYTVKTELPGYSLGIKTITIEKDKTTEIQLTLNPIGETGGKVAVVKDDGIWQENADGTNPRKLWEDGSITDVCLSEDGNKILYCSNKEGNYDIYLLDIPSLMLVTFHSPEDEISARFAPDERILFVRAGYDSHYIW